Proteins encoded within one genomic window of Thermococcus sp. 21S7:
- a CDS encoding archaellum operon transcriptional activator EarA family protein, with protein sequence MNAIIVDPQVLRSLHRSELRKKILMYLNEIYPSATYLSEIARVVGSDPSNVRGALVGLGNRYNGESSLVYLGLVEEVSSNGFKYYRLTDYGKKVVDYLKEYYHYYRRFL encoded by the coding sequence ATGAACGCAATTATTGTCGATCCGCAGGTGCTTCGCTCCCTTCACCGCAGTGAACTAAGGAAAAAAATTCTAATGTACCTGAACGAAATCTATCCCTCCGCCACGTACCTCTCCGAAATCGCTAGGGTCGTCGGTTCTGACCCTTCAAACGTTCGGGGTGCCTTGGTGGGGCTGGGCAACAGATACAATGGGGAAAGTTCCCTGGTCTATTTGGGATTGGTCGAGGAAGTGTCAAGCAACGGCTTCAAATACTACAGGCTGACCGACTATGGAAAAAAGGTGGTCGATTACTTGAAA